The Flexivirga oryzae genome has a segment encoding these proteins:
- a CDS encoding helix-turn-helix domain-containing protein, with the protein MSAEARAAAVGARIREARERRGISLSALAREAGVGKATLSQLEAGERNPTIETLYAVCGPLELPLSALVGEVGGAQATAAGGMRTVLLDLRHRPDGTTVEVFRLEFPAGARHSSPAHGRDVTEHLVVTSGTVRVRMTRSVVVHAGESTTWTSNRKHSYAASGGPAEAVLVITTPPPAAP; encoded by the coding sequence ATGAGCGCTGAGGCTCGGGCGGCGGCGGTGGGTGCGCGCATCCGCGAGGCTCGCGAGCGCCGGGGCATCAGCCTGTCCGCGCTCGCTCGCGAGGCAGGGGTCGGCAAGGCGACGCTGTCCCAACTGGAGGCGGGCGAACGCAATCCGACGATCGAGACCCTCTACGCGGTGTGCGGACCGCTCGAGTTGCCGCTGTCGGCGCTGGTCGGCGAAGTGGGCGGCGCGCAGGCAACAGCTGCCGGCGGGATGCGCACCGTGCTGCTGGACCTGCGGCACCGCCCGGACGGCACGACGGTCGAGGTCTTCCGTCTCGAATTCCCCGCGGGGGCACGGCATTCGTCACCCGCGCATGGTCGGGACGTCACCGAGCACCTGGTGGTCACCTCCGGCACCGTGCGGGTGCGTATGACGCGCTCGGTCGTCGTGCACGCCGGAGAGTCGACGACGTGGACCAGCAACCGCAAGCACTCCTACGCAGCAAGCGGCGGTCCCGCCGAGGCGGTGCTGGTGATCACCACCCCGCCACCCGCTGCGCCCTGA
- a CDS encoding VOC family protein, with translation MTDTTTPAASLGMVTIDCEDAAAMASFYSAVLGWPVAYQGEGYAMLQQGDQRLGFGETPDYQRPSWPDDGHKQFHLDLAGEDVEATVARCVELGATKPEQQPGETWTVLLDPAGHPFCVTNLANWG, from the coding sequence ATGACCGACACCACCACGCCAGCCGCCAGCCTCGGCATGGTCACCATCGACTGCGAGGACGCCGCTGCAATGGCCTCGTTCTACAGCGCGGTACTGGGCTGGCCGGTCGCCTACCAGGGTGAGGGCTACGCGATGTTGCAGCAGGGTGACCAACGACTGGGGTTCGGCGAGACCCCCGACTACCAGCGGCCGTCCTGGCCCGACGACGGACACAAGCAGTTCCACCTCGACCTCGCGGGAGAGGACGTCGAGGCCACCGTGGCACGGTGCGTCGAACTCGGCGCCACCAAACCGGAGCAGCAGCCCGGTGAGACCTGGACCGTGCTGCTCGACCCGGCCGGTCACCCGTTCTGCGTCACCAACCTGGCCAACTGGGGCTGA
- a CDS encoding Gfo/Idh/MocA family protein: MRFGLVGTGYWARETHGPGIRASSHELVGVWGRDGAKTAAAAKSLGVPAFPSHAALLDAVDAVSYAVPPDVQAPLAIEAARAGKHLLLDKPVALDLDVARELRDAARSTGSRSVVFFTARYTPETRSWLGELAASGSWRGSWTEWVVANQRPESPYKDSPWRQREGALWDIGPHLLATLIAALGSVDSVVAVPGVGDAVHLTITHESGAVSTATLALWAPPAAYTWGMRVWGEAGVSAAPAAVTTAQQALATAADELGAAAAAGTEHPLGLELGVRIVELLADAAGQRGSS; the protein is encoded by the coding sequence ATGCGATTCGGACTGGTCGGCACAGGTTACTGGGCACGCGAGACGCACGGCCCCGGCATACGGGCCTCCAGCCATGAGCTGGTCGGGGTGTGGGGGCGTGACGGGGCGAAGACGGCGGCCGCGGCGAAGTCCCTGGGCGTGCCTGCGTTCCCCAGTCATGCCGCGTTGCTGGACGCCGTCGATGCGGTGTCGTATGCCGTGCCGCCGGACGTGCAGGCCCCGCTGGCGATCGAGGCGGCGCGTGCCGGCAAGCACCTGCTGCTCGATAAACCGGTGGCGCTCGACCTCGACGTCGCGCGGGAACTGCGGGATGCCGCCCGCAGCACCGGGTCCCGCTCGGTGGTCTTCTTCACCGCGCGCTACACGCCCGAGACTCGTTCCTGGCTCGGCGAACTCGCGGCATCGGGTAGCTGGCGCGGTTCGTGGACCGAGTGGGTCGTGGCCAACCAGCGGCCGGAGAGCCCCTACAAGGACTCACCCTGGCGGCAACGGGAGGGAGCGCTCTGGGACATCGGGCCGCACCTGCTCGCGACGCTGATCGCAGCACTCGGCTCGGTCGACTCCGTCGTGGCGGTGCCTGGCGTCGGGGACGCGGTGCACCTGACGATCACCCACGAGTCCGGCGCCGTGAGCACCGCCACGCTGGCGTTGTGGGCACCGCCGGCGGCATACACCTGGGGTATGCGGGTGTGGGGTGAAGCCGGTGTCAGTGCGGCACCGGCGGCCGTCACGACCGCGCAGCAGGCGCTCGCAACCGCAGCCGACGAATTGGGTGCAGCGGCCGCAGCCGGCACCGAGCACCCGCTCGGGCTCGAGCTAGGGGTGCGGATCGTGGAGCTGCTCGCCGACGCCGCGGGGCAACGGGGGAGCAGCTAG
- a CDS encoding HoxN/HupN/NixA family nickel/cobalt transporter gives MATITASQATKLDRVREFFADFTPAERRSVLGMTAAVVALHVVGWGTLLFMVAPQHFQLGTDSAHAQVFGVGLGVTAYTLGMRHAFDADHIAAIDNTTRKLLSDGKRPMSVGFWFSLGHSSVVFGLCFLLALGMKALAGSVENDSSTLHTITGVIGVTVSGTFLWIIGILNLIAFIGIIRVWRQARQGDFDEAALEQHLNSRGFVNRILGGLTKSVTKPWNMYPIGFLFGLGFDTATEVSLLVLAGGAAAFSLPWYAILTLPVLFAAGMSLLDAADGVFMAKAYRWAFAKPLRRLYYNATVTWLSVFVALVIGTIELCSVLSDRFSWTDGPVAAIGSVDLDGIGFVIVGVFVATWLLALVVWRVLRLSEKEFAAG, from the coding sequence ATGGCAACCATCACCGCATCGCAGGCAACGAAGCTGGACCGGGTCCGGGAGTTCTTCGCCGATTTCACTCCGGCAGAACGCCGCTCGGTCCTCGGTATGACGGCAGCGGTCGTCGCACTCCACGTGGTGGGCTGGGGCACGCTGCTGTTCATGGTCGCGCCGCAGCACTTCCAACTCGGAACCGACAGCGCGCACGCGCAGGTCTTCGGTGTCGGGCTCGGCGTCACGGCATACACGCTCGGCATGCGGCATGCCTTCGACGCCGACCACATCGCGGCGATCGACAACACCACCCGCAAACTGCTCTCGGACGGCAAACGCCCGATGTCGGTGGGGTTCTGGTTCTCGCTCGGACACTCCAGCGTCGTCTTCGGACTGTGTTTCCTGCTGGCGCTCGGCATGAAGGCGCTCGCCGGCTCGGTCGAGAACGACAGCTCCACGCTGCACACCATCACCGGGGTGATCGGCGTGACCGTTTCGGGCACGTTCCTGTGGATCATCGGCATCCTCAACCTGATCGCCTTCATCGGCATCATCCGGGTGTGGCGGCAAGCCCGGCAGGGCGACTTCGACGAGGCGGCCCTGGAGCAGCACCTCAACTCGCGCGGCTTCGTCAACCGCATCCTCGGCGGGCTCACCAAGTCGGTCACCAAGCCGTGGAACATGTACCCGATCGGTTTCCTCTTCGGGCTCGGCTTCGACACCGCCACCGAGGTCAGCCTGCTGGTGCTCGCCGGGGGAGCGGCGGCCTTCTCCCTGCCGTGGTACGCCATCCTCACCCTCCCGGTGCTGTTCGCCGCCGGGATGAGCCTGCTGGACGCCGCGGACGGCGTCTTCATGGCCAAGGCCTACCGGTGGGCGTTCGCCAAGCCGCTGCGCCGGCTCTACTACAACGCCACGGTCACCTGGCTGTCGGTCTTCGTGGCCCTCGTCATCGGCACCATCGAGCTCTGCTCGGTGCTCTCGGACCGCTTCAGCTGGACCGACGGACCGGTCGCCGCGATCGGCTCGGTCGACCTGGACGGGATCGGCTTCGTCATCGTCGGGGTGTTCGTGGCGACCTGGTTGCTCGCCCTCGTCGTATGGCGTGTCCTGCGCCTGTCGGAGAAGGAATTCGCCGCGGGCTAA
- a CDS encoding DUF6597 domain-containing transcriptional factor, with product MATRTFATTDGVILDPRRFAQHATLTRPACHPALERWVEHYWTVRWSLPAGASYRSSLVPLPQTNLTVESGQVARDGVSAPGVFVTGVVSRRRFDVTLSGAGGVVGVKFRPGAPTVITGVEASRLRDQVVPATRLFSGADALADLHPDTPDCVERLDAFLLDRVPADTAELETVSAVIATLEDSAPTMSAGELADRCGMGLRSLQRACRHYVGVGPQWLVARARVHAAIARLNAGDYETLASLAVELGWFDQAHMGRDFTALVGESPGSYRDRAGRAAD from the coding sequence GTGGCGACTAGGACATTCGCGACAACCGACGGGGTGATCCTGGATCCGCGTCGCTTCGCGCAGCACGCGACACTGACCAGGCCGGCGTGTCATCCCGCGCTGGAGCGCTGGGTCGAGCACTACTGGACGGTGCGGTGGAGCCTGCCCGCCGGGGCGTCATACCGCTCGTCGCTGGTGCCGCTCCCGCAGACCAACCTCACCGTCGAGTCCGGGCAGGTCGCCCGGGACGGTGTGAGCGCGCCCGGGGTCTTCGTGACCGGGGTGGTCAGCCGGCGCCGCTTCGACGTCACGCTCAGCGGCGCGGGCGGGGTGGTCGGCGTCAAGTTCCGTCCGGGCGCGCCGACCGTCATCACGGGTGTCGAGGCGAGCCGGCTGCGAGATCAGGTCGTGCCCGCCACCCGGCTGTTCTCGGGGGCGGACGCGTTGGCCGACCTGCACCCCGACACCCCGGACTGCGTCGAGCGGCTCGACGCGTTCCTGCTCGATCGGGTGCCGGCCGACACCGCCGAGTTGGAGACGGTTTCCGCAGTGATCGCGACCCTGGAGGACTCCGCCCCGACGATGTCGGCGGGTGAGCTCGCGGACCGGTGCGGCATGGGGCTGCGGTCACTGCAGCGGGCCTGCCGGCACTACGTCGGCGTCGGGCCGCAGTGGCTCGTCGCGCGCGCCCGCGTACATGCCGCGATCGCGCGGCTCAACGCCGGTGACTACGAGACGCTCGCGTCGCTCGCGGTCGAGCTGGGCTGGTTCGACCAGGCGCACATGGGCCGCGACTTCACGGCTCTGGTGGGGGAGTCCCCGGGCAGCTACCGCGACCGCGCCGGCCGGGCTGCCGACTAA
- a CDS encoding zinc-binding dehydrogenase yields MLAAYAARIDRTDPLAALEVGDRPDPEVPDGWTRVQLRAAALNRHDLWSLRGVGLPEDRVPMILGCDAAGVTDDGQEVILHTVIPSPGWSGDETLDPRRTLLSELHDGTFADQVVVPTVNLVPKPEGMSWEVAGCLSTAWLTAYRMLFSNADVSPGDTVLVQGAGGGVSTALIQLGAAAGLRMWVTSRDESRGARAVELGAERAFASGARLPERVAAVMESVGAATWSHSVNSLNPGGTIVICGATSGDAPEKAELTKIFFKQLRVIGSTMGSIAEMRRLVNFVDREGISPVIDQAIPLAQARDAFTRLAEGESFGKIVLTMG; encoded by the coding sequence ATGCTCGCCGCCTACGCCGCCCGAATCGACCGCACCGACCCCCTCGCAGCCCTCGAGGTCGGTGACCGACCCGACCCGGAGGTTCCGGACGGCTGGACCCGCGTCCAGCTGCGCGCCGCCGCGCTCAACCGGCACGACCTGTGGTCCCTGCGTGGCGTCGGGCTGCCCGAGGACCGCGTGCCGATGATCCTCGGGTGCGACGCCGCGGGAGTCACCGACGACGGGCAGGAGGTCATCCTGCACACCGTCATCCCGAGCCCGGGCTGGTCCGGCGACGAGACCCTCGATCCGCGTCGCACGCTGCTGTCGGAGCTGCACGACGGGACCTTCGCCGACCAGGTCGTGGTCCCGACGGTCAACCTGGTGCCCAAGCCGGAAGGAATGTCCTGGGAGGTCGCCGGATGCCTGTCGACGGCTTGGCTCACGGCATACCGGATGCTGTTCAGCAATGCCGACGTCTCCCCCGGTGACACCGTCCTGGTGCAGGGTGCCGGAGGCGGCGTCTCGACGGCGCTGATCCAGCTGGGTGCCGCGGCAGGGCTGCGGATGTGGGTGACCTCGCGCGACGAGTCCCGGGGTGCCCGGGCCGTCGAGCTCGGCGCGGAGCGGGCGTTCGCCAGCGGTGCCCGACTGCCGGAGCGGGTCGCGGCGGTGATGGAGTCGGTCGGCGCTGCGACGTGGAGCCACTCGGTCAACTCACTGAACCCCGGTGGCACGATCGTCATCTGCGGAGCCACCTCGGGCGACGCACCCGAGAAGGCGGAGCTGACCAAGATCTTCTTCAAGCAGCTGCGCGTCATCGGCTCGACCATGGGCTCGATCGCCGAGATGCGACGCCTCGTCAACTTCGTCGACCGTGAAGGCATTTCGCCGGTGATCGATCAGGCCATCCCCCTCGCGCAGGCGCGGGACGCGTTCACCCGCCTCGCCGAGGGCGAGAGTTTCGGCAAGATCGTGTTGACGATGGGCTGA
- the truB gene encoding tRNA pseudouridine(55) synthase TruB — protein sequence MSRDGLLLVDKPAGWTSHDVVARTRGLAHTRRVGHAGTLDPMATGVLVLGVNKATKLLTFLVGCDKTYTATIRLGQSTITDDAEGDVTATADASGLTSEQIAAAVVDLTGDLQQVPSAVSAIKVDGVRSYARVRGGDEVKLQPRPVRVGRFAIHDERAVGTLRDLDVEVQVSSGTYVRALARDLGAALGVGGHLTALRRTRVGRFGLSMTHSLDDLAVLADGGEPLPLLPMVDAAAAQFPIRRISAAEAVDLRHGKRLRAGEHHPEVSAAIAGDELVAMLDETGPLARSRVVFPADPPGDT from the coding sequence ATGAGCCGCGACGGACTGCTGCTCGTCGACAAGCCGGCCGGCTGGACCAGCCACGACGTGGTGGCCCGCACGCGCGGCCTGGCACACACCCGGCGCGTCGGGCACGCCGGCACGCTCGACCCGATGGCCACCGGTGTGCTGGTGCTCGGCGTCAACAAGGCCACCAAACTGCTTACCTTCCTGGTCGGCTGCGACAAGACCTACACCGCCACCATCCGGCTCGGGCAGTCGACCATCACCGACGACGCCGAAGGTGACGTCACGGCGACCGCCGACGCGAGCGGGCTGACCTCCGAGCAGATCGCCGCCGCGGTCGTGGATCTGACCGGAGACCTGCAGCAGGTGCCGAGCGCCGTCAGTGCGATCAAGGTGGACGGGGTGCGCTCGTACGCCCGGGTCCGCGGGGGAGACGAGGTGAAGCTGCAACCCCGCCCGGTGCGGGTCGGCCGGTTCGCCATACATGACGAACGTGCGGTGGGGACGTTGCGGGACCTGGACGTCGAGGTCCAGGTGTCGTCCGGCACCTACGTGCGTGCGCTCGCACGCGACCTGGGCGCCGCACTCGGGGTGGGTGGGCACCTCACCGCGTTGCGACGCACGCGGGTCGGGCGGTTCGGCCTGTCGATGACCCACAGCCTGGACGATCTCGCCGTCCTCGCCGACGGTGGGGAGCCGCTGCCGCTGCTGCCGATGGTGGACGCCGCGGCTGCGCAGTTCCCGATCCGACGGATCAGCGCCGCGGAGGCCGTCGACCTGCGACACGGCAAGCGGCTACGGGCGGGGGAGCACCACCCGGAGGTGTCCGCGGCCATCGCCGGCGACGAACTGGTCGCGATGCTCGACGAGACCGGCCCGCTGGCCAGGTCACGGGTGGTCTTCCCAGCCGATCCACCCGGTGACACCTGA
- a CDS encoding benzoate/H(+) symporter BenE family transporter: protein MLDTLPAQRSSTSTPVIAGIVCALVGFTSSFAVVLTGLRAVGATPAQAGSGLLAISLLQGVSAIVLARRYRIPITLAWSTPGAALLAGAGAVSGGWAAATGAFVLTGLLVIASGLWSGLADLISRIPGTIAQAMLAGVLLPLCLEPVHAVAIHPWDVLPVILVWLVLLRVSARWAVPGAFVAAAVVIAIELARTGTTFTSSSLLPVVSPVVPQLSLQAALGIALPLFIVTMASQNITGVAVMRSFGYSVPWRPVMLVTGAGTVIGAPAGGHAINLAAISAALAAGPDAGPDTSRRWIAAVSSGAAYLVLGLSSAALATFVTLAPSGVVETVAGLALLGALGGALKGALARTGADGARQSAETTAAVLTLVVAASGTTVGGIESAFWALLIGLVARWWLLRGVSAVRDDTH from the coding sequence ATGCTCGACACCCTACCTGCCCAACGCTCCAGCACCAGCACGCCGGTCATCGCCGGGATCGTTTGTGCCCTGGTGGGATTCACCAGCTCCTTCGCAGTGGTCCTGACCGGCCTGCGTGCCGTGGGCGCGACCCCTGCCCAGGCCGGCTCCGGTCTGCTGGCCATCAGTCTGCTGCAGGGGGTCAGCGCGATCGTGCTGGCCCGGCGCTACCGCATCCCGATCACTCTGGCGTGGTCGACCCCGGGCGCCGCGCTGCTCGCGGGCGCCGGGGCGGTCAGCGGTGGCTGGGCGGCGGCAACCGGAGCGTTCGTGCTCACCGGCCTCCTCGTGATCGCCAGCGGTCTGTGGTCCGGGCTCGCCGACCTGATCTCCCGGATCCCCGGAACGATCGCACAGGCGATGCTGGCCGGCGTCCTCCTGCCGCTGTGCCTGGAGCCGGTGCACGCCGTCGCCATACATCCCTGGGACGTCCTGCCGGTCATCCTCGTCTGGCTGGTCCTGCTGCGGGTCAGCGCGCGATGGGCGGTGCCCGGTGCGTTCGTCGCGGCGGCCGTCGTCATCGCGATCGAACTCGCCCGCACCGGAACGACTTTCACCAGCAGCAGTCTCCTGCCCGTTGTCTCGCCCGTCGTGCCACAGCTGAGTCTGCAGGCCGCGCTCGGCATCGCGCTGCCGCTCTTCATCGTCACCATGGCGTCGCAGAACATCACCGGTGTCGCCGTGATGCGCAGTTTCGGCTACTCCGTGCCGTGGCGCCCGGTCATGCTCGTCACGGGCGCCGGCACCGTCATCGGAGCCCCGGCGGGTGGCCACGCCATCAACCTCGCGGCGATCAGCGCCGCGCTCGCCGCAGGCCCGGACGCCGGGCCGGACACCTCGCGGCGGTGGATCGCGGCAGTGAGCAGCGGAGCCGCCTACCTGGTGCTCGGACTGTCGTCGGCGGCGCTCGCCACGTTCGTGACCCTCGCGCCGTCCGGCGTGGTCGAGACCGTCGCGGGGCTCGCTCTCCTCGGCGCACTCGGCGGTGCCCTGAAAGGCGCCCTGGCCAGGACCGGCGCGGACGGTGCACGCCAGTCCGCCGAGACGACCGCTGCGGTCCTCACCCTCGTCGTCGCGGCCTCCGGGACGACCGTCGGCGGCATCGAGTCCGCCTTCTGGGCGCTGCTCATCGGCCTGGTCGCCCGCTGGTGGCTCCTGCGCGGCGTGTCCGCGGTCCGGGACGACACGCACTGA
- the rbfA gene encoding 30S ribosome-binding factor RbfA, which produces MADPARARKIAERTKTLVADFIERRVKDERLGFVTVTDVRVTGDLQHASIFYTVFGSDDERANTAAALEDWRGRIRSHVGKGLGIRLTPSLEFIPDAIPEGAAHIEEALKAARERDEELAQAKASARYAGDEDPYKKPVAGDDE; this is translated from the coding sequence ATGGCTGACCCGGCACGCGCCCGCAAGATCGCCGAGCGCACCAAGACCCTCGTCGCTGACTTCATCGAGCGACGGGTCAAGGACGAACGACTCGGTTTCGTCACCGTCACCGACGTCCGGGTGACCGGTGACCTGCAGCACGCCTCGATCTTCTACACCGTGTTCGGCTCCGATGACGAGCGCGCGAACACCGCTGCGGCGCTTGAGGACTGGCGCGGGCGCATTCGCTCGCACGTCGGCAAGGGGCTCGGCATACGCCTGACCCCGTCGCTGGAGTTCATCCCGGACGCGATCCCCGAGGGTGCTGCCCACATCGAGGAGGCGCTCAAGGCCGCACGGGAGCGCGACGAGGAGCTGGCGCAGGCCAAGGCGTCCGCGAGGTATGCCGGAGACGAGGACCCCTACAAGAAGCCCGTGGCCGGCGACGACGAATGA
- a CDS encoding SAM-dependent methyltransferase: MTEHLILLAPSANRVYGAEAPRLCEAELRAMAAGFGLPEPDVARTDVAGVSYLALHTSGVLTDAAVRVVSQLSAAHALFRREGDLLAPVALEQPRAAYPGDLVTIQKYQGKTNEQWTRLLLNVTAAATRLPDRLLDGSLQVFDPMCGRGTTLNIALSLGLDSIGVDLDSKDFQAYSAFLKTWMRQHRLKHTADESALRTSGRNRGKRLQVEVAASKEAHKAADTQHLTYLLTDTTDLDGLVRPRSVDAIVTDTPYGVQHGSHGDRLARSPLELLDRALPGWLRTLRTGGAVGLSYNRHVAPREDLAALLVTHGLDPVDETPDAFRHRVDASIDRDLIVARKAR; the protein is encoded by the coding sequence GTGACCGAACACCTGATCCTGCTGGCGCCGTCGGCCAACCGCGTGTACGGCGCTGAGGCGCCGCGCCTGTGCGAGGCCGAACTCCGTGCGATGGCTGCGGGTTTCGGGTTGCCGGAGCCGGACGTCGCACGCACCGACGTTGCCGGCGTCTCCTACCTCGCACTGCACACCAGCGGCGTGCTCACCGATGCCGCGGTGCGCGTCGTCTCGCAACTGTCGGCGGCGCACGCCCTCTTCCGGCGCGAGGGCGACCTGCTCGCGCCCGTGGCGTTGGAGCAGCCGCGGGCGGCATACCCGGGGGACCTGGTGACGATCCAGAAGTATCAGGGCAAGACCAACGAGCAGTGGACCCGGCTGCTGCTCAACGTCACGGCGGCGGCGACCCGCCTGCCGGACCGGCTGCTGGACGGCAGCCTGCAGGTGTTCGACCCGATGTGCGGGCGGGGCACGACGCTGAACATCGCGCTCTCACTCGGCTTGGATTCGATCGGCGTGGACCTGGACAGCAAGGACTTCCAGGCCTATTCGGCGTTCTTGAAGACCTGGATGCGGCAGCACCGACTCAAACACACGGCCGACGAGTCCGCCCTGCGCACCAGCGGCCGCAACCGCGGCAAGCGGTTGCAGGTGGAGGTCGCCGCATCCAAGGAGGCGCACAAGGCGGCTGACACCCAGCACCTGACCTACCTGTTGACCGACACGACCGACCTGGACGGCCTGGTCCGGCCGCGCAGCGTCGACGCGATCGTCACCGACACCCCGTACGGCGTCCAGCACGGGTCGCACGGCGACCGACTCGCCCGCAGTCCGCTGGAACTGCTGGACCGCGCCCTGCCGGGCTGGCTGCGGACGCTGCGCACCGGCGGTGCGGTCGGCCTGTCCTACAACCGCCATGTCGCGCCGCGGGAGGACCTTGCGGCGTTGCTGGTCACGCACGGGCTCGACCCGGTCGACGAGACACCGGACGCGTTCCGGCACCGGGTGGATGCCTCCATCGACCGCGACCTGATCGTCGCCCGCAAAGCCAGGTGA
- a CDS encoding bifunctional riboflavin kinase/FAD synthetase, which yields MLRLSKLTEIPADFGETVVTIGNFDGVHRGHAALLREVVERARERGTSACAVTFEPHPLRVLYPERAPKLIASTTSRYERLAETGLDAVLVLEFTPELAAMTPEEFVRDVFVHGLHAVEVVVGRDTRFGAKNAGDVETLRQLGHHFGFSVVVLPDVGDGHRISSTDVRRALADGAVDVAARALGHLHDVRGVVVRGLQRGRELGFPTANLGPRPEGLVPADGVYVGWLVREGTAADDPEHRMPAAISVGTNPTFDDVPERTVEAYVLDRDDLDLYDETVRIEFVRRLRGNTKFNSIDALIDQMRRDVAQAREICRTQ from the coding sequence GTGCTGCGCCTTTCCAAGCTGACCGAGATCCCCGCCGACTTCGGGGAGACCGTGGTCACCATCGGCAACTTCGACGGCGTGCACCGCGGTCACGCAGCGTTGTTGCGTGAGGTCGTCGAGCGGGCCCGGGAGCGCGGCACGAGCGCCTGCGCGGTGACGTTCGAACCGCACCCGCTGCGAGTGCTCTACCCGGAGCGCGCCCCGAAGCTCATCGCCTCCACGACCAGCCGTTACGAGCGGCTGGCGGAGACCGGCCTGGACGCGGTGCTGGTCCTGGAGTTCACCCCCGAGCTGGCGGCGATGACGCCCGAGGAGTTCGTGCGTGACGTCTTCGTGCACGGCCTGCACGCGGTCGAGGTCGTCGTCGGGCGCGACACCCGCTTCGGCGCCAAGAACGCCGGTGACGTCGAGACGCTGCGGCAACTCGGCCACCACTTCGGATTCTCGGTGGTCGTGCTGCCGGACGTCGGAGACGGGCACCGCATCTCCTCGACCGACGTGCGCCGCGCCCTGGCCGACGGCGCGGTCGACGTGGCCGCCCGTGCGCTCGGCCACCTGCACGACGTGCGCGGGGTCGTCGTGCGGGGGCTGCAACGCGGTCGCGAGCTCGGCTTCCCGACGGCCAACCTGGGTCCGCGGCCGGAGGGCCTGGTCCCCGCGGACGGGGTGTATGTCGGCTGGCTGGTCCGTGAGGGCACCGCGGCCGACGACCCCGAGCATCGGATGCCGGCGGCGATCTCGGTCGGCACCAACCCCACCTTCGACGACGTCCCCGAGCGGACCGTCGAGGCGTATGTGCTGGACCGCGACGACCTCGACCTCTACGACGAGACGGTCCGGATCGAGTTCGTGCGGCGGCTGCGCGGTAACACCAAGTTCAACTCGATCGACGCGCTGATCGACCAGATGCGCCGGGACGTGGCGCAGGCGCGGGAGATCTGCCGCACCCAGTGA